A region of Rhinoraja longicauda isolate Sanriku21f chromosome 1, sRhiLon1.1, whole genome shotgun sequence DNA encodes the following proteins:
- the dctn3 gene encoding dynactin subunit 3 — protein MAELKRLQDRLDRLETRLYGDRPLQAGQFVDAVAKIQSSLGTISNKRERIKTLYKKIDDLMKFLDPQYIDRIDVPDAMKLEFILAEEEFIHSQVHLLELVKKQQPYLESEHIKAVSNHSSKVQALTQVQIEEQDQCNAITEDVTKMLDEYNKMILLLSKQFIQWEEMLTKFEAAKQIKPPSD, from the exons ATGGCGGAGCTgaagaggctgcaggaccggCTGGACAGACTGGAGACTCGGCTGTACGGGGACAGGCCGCTGCAGGCAGGACAG TTTGTCGATGCTGTTGCAAAAATCCAGTCCTCTTTGGGGACTATTTCCAACAAAAGAGAGAGGATAAAAACTTTGTATAAGAAAA TTGATGATCTAATGAAGTTCTTGGATCCTCAGTACATAGACAGAATTgatgttccagatgctatgaaacttgagtttattctagCAG AAGAGGAATTCATCCATTCCCAAGTACACCTTTTAGAATTGGTGAAGAAACAACAGCCTTATCTTGAGAGTGAGCACATAAAAG CTGTGTCTAATCATTCTTCAAAGGTGCAAGCACTGACCCAAGTTCAAATTGAAGAACAG GATCAGTGTAATGCAATCACAGAAGATGTAACCAAGATGCTAGATGAGTATAATAAAATG ATTTTACTCCTTTCAAAACAATTTATTCAGTGGGAAGAAATGCTAACAAAGTTTGAAGCTGCAAAGCAAATAAAGCCACCCTCTGACTGA
- the LOC144610408 gene encoding ribonuclease P protein subunit p25-like protein isoform X1, with amino-acid sequence MRAQAGERESGPWKAGRKFLKMENYKKTKITELPCPQPIANLPKDTIEMKVKESSKIRNLMGYAIAKMESDSTKEILFTGTGKAVSKTITCVEIMKRRIKGLHQITKLFYKQVEELWEPIVSEAGLDSLTVKRNIPAICILLSKDDLPANEPGYQPPGSFDAFWVHSLKKEALAQKKKRQGGVGIGRGGKQHGSGRGERPKKSRS; translated from the exons ATGAGGGCGCAGGCGGGAGAGCGGGAGAGCGGCCCGTGGAAGGCTGGAAG GAAGTTTCTTAAAATGGAAAACTAtaagaaaacaaaaatcaccGAGCTGCCTTGTCCACAGCCAATTGCTAATCTTCCAAAAGATACTATTGAAATGAAAGTGAAAGAAAGCAGCAAAATAAGAAATCTCATGGGCTACGCCATTGCCAAAATGGAGTCAGATAGTACCAAAGAGATCCTTTTCACTGGCACCGGGAAAGCAGTCAGCAAAACAATCACCTGTGTGGAAATCATGAAGAGAAGAATAAAAGGCCTTCATCAAATTACCAAATTGTTTTATAAACAGGTTGAAGAACTCTGGGAACCCATTGTTTCTGAAGCGGGGTTGGATAGTTTAACTGTAAAAAGAAATATTCCTGCCATTTGCATTCTGCTGTCGAAGGATGATCTTCCTGCAAATGAGCCGGGTTACCAGCCTCCTGGGTCCTTTGATGCTTTCTGGGTACATTCTTTAAAAAAGGAGGCCCTGGCACAAAAGAAGAAGCGCCAAGGTGGAGTAGGGATAGGCAGAGGGGGCAAGCAGCATGGATCTGGCCGAGGAGAGAGGCCCAAGAAGTCCAGAAGCTGA
- the LOC144610408 gene encoding ribonuclease P protein subunit p25-like protein isoform X2, with protein sequence MAAQKFLKMENYKKTKITELPCPQPIANLPKDTIEMKVKESSKIRNLMGYAIAKMESDSTKEILFTGTGKAVSKTITCVEIMKRRIKGLHQITKLFYKQVEELWEPIVSEAGLDSLTVKRNIPAICILLSKDDLPANEPGYQPPGSFDAFWVHSLKKEALAQKKKRQGGVGIGRGGKQHGSGRGERPKKSRS encoded by the exons ATGGCTGCTCA GAAGTTTCTTAAAATGGAAAACTAtaagaaaacaaaaatcaccGAGCTGCCTTGTCCACAGCCAATTGCTAATCTTCCAAAAGATACTATTGAAATGAAAGTGAAAGAAAGCAGCAAAATAAGAAATCTCATGGGCTACGCCATTGCCAAAATGGAGTCAGATAGTACCAAAGAGATCCTTTTCACTGGCACCGGGAAAGCAGTCAGCAAAACAATCACCTGTGTGGAAATCATGAAGAGAAGAATAAAAGGCCTTCATCAAATTACCAAATTGTTTTATAAACAGGTTGAAGAACTCTGGGAACCCATTGTTTCTGAAGCGGGGTTGGATAGTTTAACTGTAAAAAGAAATATTCCTGCCATTTGCATTCTGCTGTCGAAGGATGATCTTCCTGCAAATGAGCCGGGTTACCAGCCTCCTGGGTCCTTTGATGCTTTCTGGGTACATTCTTTAAAAAAGGAGGCCCTGGCACAAAAGAAGAAGCGCCAAGGTGGAGTAGGGATAGGCAGAGGGGGCAAGCAGCATGGATCTGGCCGAGGAGAGAGGCCCAAGAAGTCCAGAAGCTGA
- the LOC144610408 gene encoding ribonuclease P protein subunit p25-like protein isoform X3: MENYKKTKITELPCPQPIANLPKDTIEMKVKESSKIRNLMGYAIAKMESDSTKEILFTGTGKAVSKTITCVEIMKRRIKGLHQITKLFYKQVEELWEPIVSEAGLDSLTVKRNIPAICILLSKDDLPANEPGYQPPGSFDAFWVHSLKKEALAQKKKRQGGVGIGRGGKQHGSGRGERPKKSRS, translated from the coding sequence ATGGAAAACTAtaagaaaacaaaaatcaccGAGCTGCCTTGTCCACAGCCAATTGCTAATCTTCCAAAAGATACTATTGAAATGAAAGTGAAAGAAAGCAGCAAAATAAGAAATCTCATGGGCTACGCCATTGCCAAAATGGAGTCAGATAGTACCAAAGAGATCCTTTTCACTGGCACCGGGAAAGCAGTCAGCAAAACAATCACCTGTGTGGAAATCATGAAGAGAAGAATAAAAGGCCTTCATCAAATTACCAAATTGTTTTATAAACAGGTTGAAGAACTCTGGGAACCCATTGTTTCTGAAGCGGGGTTGGATAGTTTAACTGTAAAAAGAAATATTCCTGCCATTTGCATTCTGCTGTCGAAGGATGATCTTCCTGCAAATGAGCCGGGTTACCAGCCTCCTGGGTCCTTTGATGCTTTCTGGGTACATTCTTTAAAAAAGGAGGCCCTGGCACAAAAGAAGAAGCGCCAAGGTGGAGTAGGGATAGGCAGAGGGGGCAAGCAGCATGGATCTGGCCGAGGAGAGAGGCCCAAGAAGTCCAGAAGCTGA